A window of the Labrus mixtus chromosome 8, fLabMix1.1, whole genome shotgun sequence genome harbors these coding sequences:
- the LOC132979514 gene encoding uncharacterized protein LOC132979514 isoform X4 has protein sequence MGPLVLLFSFSLLHLCATQVTPVFVQTGKDLRLDVNKPVVLNETDLFTWIVGSVAVVRLAHGGKPTIFPNFKSRAELSAQKNSLLLKNVQKRDSGVYRARVSGASISDVVEYSVTVLDPVSGVKLTVKLCSSDSTNVTVICSTEDSLISSTFTCDTQTCSHEGGERAEIITPGASLDVYLENGSVICNHSNQVSSTRDIQKIEDFCLKSEASKGGGPNKLALIVVAIIFFVILAGIGGFIYHRRRKQSPAACSYQPDACSSCLWLFCFLVLQCIAMKLKND, from the exons ATGGGGCCTCTCgtacttctcttctctttttctctgctgcatTTATGTGCTACACAAG tgactcctgtgtttgtgcagacaGGAAAAGATTTACGTCTGGATGTGAACAAACCGGTTGTTCTGAATGAGACAGATTTATTTACATGGATTGTTGGCAGTGTTGCTGTTGTGAGACTAGCTCATGGTGGTAAACCAACAATTTTTCCAAATTTTAAATCTAGAGCAGAATTGTCTGCACAAAAAAACTCTCTACTGTTAAAGAACGTACAAAAGAGGGACAGCGGAGTTTACAGAGCACGTGTTTCTGGTGCGAGTATTTCAGATGTAGTTGAATACAGCGTCACAGTTCTGG ATCCAGTGTCTGGAGTGAAGCTGACAGTGaaactctgcagctcagactcCACTAACGTCACAGTGATCTGCAGCACTGAGGACTCTCTCATCAGCAGCACGTTCACATGTGACACACAAACCTGCTCTCACGAGGGAGGAGAGCGAGCAGAGATCATCACACCTGGTGCTTCTCTGGACGTCTACCTGGAGAACGGCTCAGTCATctgtaaccatagcaaccagGTCAGCTCTACAAGGGACATCCAAAAGATTGAAGACTTTTGTTTAAAGTCTGAAG CATCGAAAGGCGGCGGCCCAAATAAACTTGCACTGATTGTTGTAGCCATcatcttttttgttattttggctgGAATTGGAGGATTTATTTATCATCGAAGGAGAAAACAAA GTCCTGCTGCTTGCTCCTACCAGCCAGATGCTTGCAGCTCATGTCTCTGgttgttctgttttcttgtgcTTCAATGTATTGCAATGAAGCTGAAAAACGATTGA
- the LOC132979514 gene encoding uncharacterized protein LOC132979514 isoform X3, translating into MGPLVLLFSFSLLHLCATQVTPVFVQTGKDLRLDVNKPVVLNETDLFTWIVGSVAVVRLAHGGKPTIFPNFKSRAELSAQKNSLLLKNVQKRDSGVYRARVSGASISDVVEYSVTVLDPVSGVKLTVKLCSSDSTNVTVICSTEDSLISSTFTCDTQTCSHEGGERAEIITPGASLDVYLENGSVICNHSNQVSSTRDIQKIEDFCLKSEASKGGGPNKLALIVVAIIFFVILAGIGGFIYHRRRKQNKAENMENTVYEDPQVLLLAPTSQMLAAHVSGCSVFLCFNVLQ; encoded by the exons ATGGGGCCTCTCgtacttctcttctctttttctctgctgcatTTATGTGCTACACAAG tgactcctgtgtttgtgcagacaGGAAAAGATTTACGTCTGGATGTGAACAAACCGGTTGTTCTGAATGAGACAGATTTATTTACATGGATTGTTGGCAGTGTTGCTGTTGTGAGACTAGCTCATGGTGGTAAACCAACAATTTTTCCAAATTTTAAATCTAGAGCAGAATTGTCTGCACAAAAAAACTCTCTACTGTTAAAGAACGTACAAAAGAGGGACAGCGGAGTTTACAGAGCACGTGTTTCTGGTGCGAGTATTTCAGATGTAGTTGAATACAGCGTCACAGTTCTGG ATCCAGTGTCTGGAGTGAAGCTGACAGTGaaactctgcagctcagactcCACTAACGTCACAGTGATCTGCAGCACTGAGGACTCTCTCATCAGCAGCACGTTCACATGTGACACACAAACCTGCTCTCACGAGGGAGGAGAGCGAGCAGAGATCATCACACCTGGTGCTTCTCTGGACGTCTACCTGGAGAACGGCTCAGTCATctgtaaccatagcaaccagGTCAGCTCTACAAGGGACATCCAAAAGATTGAAGACTTTTGTTTAAAGTCTGAAG CATCGAAAGGCGGCGGCCCAAATAAACTTGCACTGATTGTTGTAGCCATcatcttttttgttattttggctgGAATTGGAGGATTTATTTATCATCGAAGGAGAAAACAAA ATAAAGCAGAGAACATGGAAAATACAGTCTATGAAGATCCTCAG GTCCTGCTGCTTGCTCCTACCAGCCAGATGCTTGCAGCTCATGTCTCTGgttgttctgttttcttgtgcTTCAATGTATTGCAATGA
- the LOC132979514 gene encoding uncharacterized protein LOC132979514 isoform X2, which yields MGPLVLLFSFSLLHLCATQVTPVFVQTGKDLRLDVNKPVVLNETDLFTWIVGSVAVVRLAHGGKPTIFPNFKSRAELSAQKNSLLLKNVQKRDSGVYRARVSGASISDVVEYSVTVLDPVSGVKLTVKLCSSDSTNVTVICSTEDSLISSTFTCDTQTCSHEGGERAEIITPGASLDVYLENGSVICNHSNQVSSTRDIQKIEDFCLKSEGKSGGPNKLALIVVAIIFFVILAGIGGFIYHRRRKQNKAENMENTVYEDPQAVNTDLHLKQRPTNDAPAGPQPTIYSLLGPSIGSEAPTQPRDNAQPESLYATVEKPPKS from the exons ATGGGGCCTCTCgtacttctcttctctttttctctgctgcatTTATGTGCTACACAAG tgactcctgtgtttgtgcagacaGGAAAAGATTTACGTCTGGATGTGAACAAACCGGTTGTTCTGAATGAGACAGATTTATTTACATGGATTGTTGGCAGTGTTGCTGTTGTGAGACTAGCTCATGGTGGTAAACCAACAATTTTTCCAAATTTTAAATCTAGAGCAGAATTGTCTGCACAAAAAAACTCTCTACTGTTAAAGAACGTACAAAAGAGGGACAGCGGAGTTTACAGAGCACGTGTTTCTGGTGCGAGTATTTCAGATGTAGTTGAATACAGCGTCACAGTTCTGG ATCCAGTGTCTGGAGTGAAGCTGACAGTGaaactctgcagctcagactcCACTAACGTCACAGTGATCTGCAGCACTGAGGACTCTCTCATCAGCAGCACGTTCACATGTGACACACAAACCTGCTCTCACGAGGGAGGAGAGCGAGCAGAGATCATCACACCTGGTGCTTCTCTGGACGTCTACCTGGAGAACGGCTCAGTCATctgtaaccatagcaaccagGTCAGCTCTACAAGGGACATCCAAAAGATTGAAGACTTTTGTTTAAAGTCTGAAGGTAAGA GCGGCGGCCCAAATAAACTTGCACTGATTGTTGTAGCCATcatcttttttgttattttggctgGAATTGGAGGATTTATTTATCATCGAAGGAGAAAACAAA ATAAAGCAGAGAACATGGAAAATACAGTCTATGAAGATCCTCAG GCTGTGAATACAGACCTTCATCTGAAGCAGAGACCAACAAATGATGCCCCAGCTGGTCCTCAACCCACCATCTACTCCTTGTTGGGGCCTTCCATCGGCTCGGAAGCACCCACTCAGCCCAGAGACAACGCTCAGCCAGAGAGCCTGTATGCAACGGTGGAAAAACCTCCAAAGTCCTGA
- the LOC132979514 gene encoding uncharacterized protein LOC132979514 isoform X1, with the protein MGPLVLLFSFSLLHLCATQVTPVFVQTGKDLRLDVNKPVVLNETDLFTWIVGSVAVVRLAHGGKPTIFPNFKSRAELSAQKNSLLLKNVQKRDSGVYRARVSGASISDVVEYSVTVLDPVSGVKLTVKLCSSDSTNVTVICSTEDSLISSTFTCDTQTCSHEGGERAEIITPGASLDVYLENGSVICNHSNQVSSTRDIQKIEDFCLKSEASKGGGPNKLALIVVAIIFFVILAGIGGFIYHRRRKQNKAENMENTVYEDPQAVNTDLHLKQRPTNDAPAGPQPTIYSLLGPSIGSEAPTQPRDNAQPESLYATVEKPPKS; encoded by the exons ATGGGGCCTCTCgtacttctcttctctttttctctgctgcatTTATGTGCTACACAAG tgactcctgtgtttgtgcagacaGGAAAAGATTTACGTCTGGATGTGAACAAACCGGTTGTTCTGAATGAGACAGATTTATTTACATGGATTGTTGGCAGTGTTGCTGTTGTGAGACTAGCTCATGGTGGTAAACCAACAATTTTTCCAAATTTTAAATCTAGAGCAGAATTGTCTGCACAAAAAAACTCTCTACTGTTAAAGAACGTACAAAAGAGGGACAGCGGAGTTTACAGAGCACGTGTTTCTGGTGCGAGTATTTCAGATGTAGTTGAATACAGCGTCACAGTTCTGG ATCCAGTGTCTGGAGTGAAGCTGACAGTGaaactctgcagctcagactcCACTAACGTCACAGTGATCTGCAGCACTGAGGACTCTCTCATCAGCAGCACGTTCACATGTGACACACAAACCTGCTCTCACGAGGGAGGAGAGCGAGCAGAGATCATCACACCTGGTGCTTCTCTGGACGTCTACCTGGAGAACGGCTCAGTCATctgtaaccatagcaaccagGTCAGCTCTACAAGGGACATCCAAAAGATTGAAGACTTTTGTTTAAAGTCTGAAG CATCGAAAGGCGGCGGCCCAAATAAACTTGCACTGATTGTTGTAGCCATcatcttttttgttattttggctgGAATTGGAGGATTTATTTATCATCGAAGGAGAAAACAAA ATAAAGCAGAGAACATGGAAAATACAGTCTATGAAGATCCTCAG GCTGTGAATACAGACCTTCATCTGAAGCAGAGACCAACAAATGATGCCCCAGCTGGTCCTCAACCCACCATCTACTCCTTGTTGGGGCCTTCCATCGGCTCGGAAGCACCCACTCAGCCCAGAGACAACGCTCAGCCAGAGAGCCTGTATGCAACGGTGGAAAAACCTCCAAAGTCCTGA
- the LOC132979514 gene encoding uncharacterized protein LOC132979514 isoform X5 — MGPLVLLFSFSLLHLCATQVTPVFVQTGKDLRLDVNKPVVLNETDLFTWIVGSVAVVRLAHGGKPTIFPNFKSRAELSAQKNSLLLKNVQKRDSGVYRARVSGASISDVVEYSVTVLDPVSGVKLTVKLCSSDSTNVTVICSTEDSLISSTFTCDTQTCSHEGGERAEIITPGASLDVYLENGSVICNHSNQVSSTRDIQKIEDFCLKSEASKGGGPNKLALIVVAIIFFVILAGIGGFIYHRRRKQSCEYRPSSEAETNK, encoded by the exons ATGGGGCCTCTCgtacttctcttctctttttctctgctgcatTTATGTGCTACACAAG tgactcctgtgtttgtgcagacaGGAAAAGATTTACGTCTGGATGTGAACAAACCGGTTGTTCTGAATGAGACAGATTTATTTACATGGATTGTTGGCAGTGTTGCTGTTGTGAGACTAGCTCATGGTGGTAAACCAACAATTTTTCCAAATTTTAAATCTAGAGCAGAATTGTCTGCACAAAAAAACTCTCTACTGTTAAAGAACGTACAAAAGAGGGACAGCGGAGTTTACAGAGCACGTGTTTCTGGTGCGAGTATTTCAGATGTAGTTGAATACAGCGTCACAGTTCTGG ATCCAGTGTCTGGAGTGAAGCTGACAGTGaaactctgcagctcagactcCACTAACGTCACAGTGATCTGCAGCACTGAGGACTCTCTCATCAGCAGCACGTTCACATGTGACACACAAACCTGCTCTCACGAGGGAGGAGAGCGAGCAGAGATCATCACACCTGGTGCTTCTCTGGACGTCTACCTGGAGAACGGCTCAGTCATctgtaaccatagcaaccagGTCAGCTCTACAAGGGACATCCAAAAGATTGAAGACTTTTGTTTAAAGTCTGAAG CATCGAAAGGCGGCGGCCCAAATAAACTTGCACTGATTGTTGTAGCCATcatcttttttgttattttggctgGAATTGGAGGATTTATTTATCATCGAAGGAGAAAACAAA GCTGTGAATACAGACCTTCATCTGAAGCAGAGACCAACAAATGA
- the LOC132979517 gene encoding uncharacterized protein LOC132979517, which yields MAVLMLLVIIIIIGIEPSFPESYKSRAEFSAQNHSLLLKNVQKRDSGVYRARVSGASISDVVEYSVTVLDPVSGVKLTVKLCSSDSTNVTVICSTEDSLINSTFTCDTQTCSHEGGEQAEIITPGASLDVYLENGSVICNHSNQVSSTRDIQKIEDLCMKYEEISGVGFSIYRLKIYVVSIGLVIMMCAVISVHVVEKLKKKK from the exons ATGGCAGTGTTAATGTTactggttattattattattattggtatTGAACCATCCTTTCCAGAAAGTTATAAATCTAGAGCAGAATTTTCTGCACAAAATCACTCTCTACTGTTAAAGAACGTACAAAAGAGGGACAGCGGAGTTTACAGAGCACGTGTTTCTGGTGCGAGTATTTCAGATGTAGTTGAATACAGCGTCACAGTTCTGG ATCCAGTGTCTGGAGTGAAGCTGACAGTGaaactctgcagctcagactcCACTAACGTCACAGTGATCTGCAGCACTGAGGACTCTCTCATCAACAGCACGTTCACATGTGACACACAAACCTGCTCTCACGAGGGAGGAGAGCAAGCAGAGATCATCACACCTGGTGCTTCTCTGGACGTCTACCTGGAGAACGGCTCAGTCATctgtaaccatagcaaccagGTCAGCTCTACAAGGGACATCCAAAAAATTGAAGATCTTTGTATGAAGTATGAAG AGATATCTGGGGTTGGTTTCTCTATCTACAGGTTGAAGATATACGTGGTCTCGATCGGTCTGGTCATCATGATGTGTGCCGTCATCAGTGTTCACGTCGTAGAGAAgcttaagaagaaaaaataa
- the LOC132979516 gene encoding uncharacterized protein LOC132979516 — protein MGPLVLLFSFSLLHLCATQVTPRFVQTGTDLLLDVQEPVVLKETDLFTWIVGSVAVVRLNHGGKPTIFPNFKSRAELSAQNHSLLLKNVQKRDSGVYRARVSGASISDVVEYNVTVLDPVSGVKLTVKPCSSNSTNVTVICSTEDSLINSTFTCDNQTCSHKGGERAEIITPGGSLDVYLKNGSVICNHSNQVSSTRDIQKIEDFCVKPEVLNGGPNNVTPIVVAIILSLVVVLAVI, from the exons ATGGGGCCCCTCgtacttctcttctctttttctctgctgcatTTATGTGCTACACAAG TGACTCCTCGGTTTGTGCAGACAGGAACAGATTTACTTCTGGATGTGCAGGAACCTGTTGTTCTGAAGGAGACAGATTTATTTACATGGATTGTTGGCAGTGTTGCTGTTGTGAGACTAAATCATGGTGGTAAACCAACAATTTTTCCAAATTTTAAATCTAGAGCAGAATTGTCTGCACAAAATCACTCTCTACTGTTAAAGAACGTACAAAAGAGGGACAGCGGAGTTTACAGAGCGCGTGTTTCTGGTGCGAGTATTTCAGATGTAGTTGAATACAACGTCACAGTTCTGG ATCCAGTGTCTGGAGTGAAGCTGACAGTGAAACCCTGCAGCTCAAACTCCACTAACGTCACAGTGATCTGCAGCACTGAGGACTCTCTCATCAACAGCACGTTCACATGTGACAACCAAACCTGCTCTCACAAGGGAGGAGAGCGAGCAGAGATCATCACACCTGGTGGTTCTCTGGACGTCTACCTGAAGAACGGCTCAGTCATctgtaaccatagcaaccagGTCAGCTCTACAAGGGACATCCAAAAGATTGAAGACTTTTGTGTAAAGCCTGAAG ttttGAACGGCGGCCCAAATAATGTTACACCGATTGTTGTAGCCATCATCTtatctcttgttgttgttttggctgTAATTTGA